A genomic stretch from Thauera sp. GDN1 includes:
- a CDS encoding glycine zipper domain-containing protein codes for MKTRLLASALLVLSLAGTAHAGGSTALGGGLGGAAGAAIGEAVGGREGAIIGGALGGGVGAAAGYDNERDGRRARDGVRYEERGYYYEDGRRYRGSDFCPPGQAKKGRC; via the coding sequence ATGAAAACCCGACTCCTCGCCTCTGCCCTCCTCGTCCTTTCCCTCGCCGGTACCGCACACGCGGGCGGCTCGACCGCGCTCGGCGGCGGCCTCGGTGGCGCGGCCGGCGCCGCAATCGGTGAAGCCGTCGGCGGCCGCGAAGGCGCGATCATCGGCGGCGCCCTCGGTGGCGGCGTCGGTGCCGCAGCCGGCTACGACAACGAACGCGACGGCCGCCGCGCCCGCGACGGCGTGCGTTACGAAGAGCGCGGCTACTACTACGAGGACGGCCGCCGCTACCGCGGCAGCGACTTCTGCCCGCCGGGCCAGGCCAAGAAAGGCCGCTGCTGA
- a CDS encoding ATP-binding protein: MPIPAPLPPERLHTACAPETLGFQSSAELPELDAADIHARAVDAIRLGLDIAGEGYNLFVLGDAGSGRHEIVTRLLEEERHEGPPPADWCYVWNFDNPSHPRLLRLPCGRGPAFRDDMQRFVEELMPAIAAVFESDEYRNRIEALQEEAKQREETALRKLGDEAQGLGVALLRTPHGFAFLPMKDADSTLSQEEFEKLPEERQHELGEHIKTLHERMHRLMNEFPRWRRELQNRIRDAGRDALGATVTHMIEDLQPRYTDLRDVCAHLDDVLKDIVASGESLHAAPHSDDDSDTLTYSGSISVQRYLVNLLVANPADGTRPVVYEDHPTLQNLVGRIDHLVHMGTLVSNFTLIRAGALHRANGGFLVLDAIKLLSQPFAWEGLKRALKSGRLRIESLSELIGVTGSVQLEPEPMALELKLILIGERLIYYLLGQYDPEFAALFRINADMESEVARTPDNTAAYARLIVTLARRAALPPLSAAAMARLIEHAARLAGDAERLSTQTQPIDDRLREAAHFATAAGATRIEREHVDAALDAHRHRHERIRLHYQQEILRGQWLVDTAGSHVGQVNGLAVVPLGDDSFAHPVRITATVRVGEGEVIDIEREVKLGGPIHSKGVLILSAFMAARFGWTMPLSLKASLVFEQSYGGVEGDSASLAELTALLSALSGVPIRQALAVTGSVNQFGVVQPVGGINDKIEGFFDICAARGLSGEQGVLIPRPNLCHLMLRQDVVDAARAGRFDIWAVADVDEALELLTGLPAGTPDADGTMPEDSVNGRAIAGLKKLAQLRHAFGDDHDGSSEGAGDGISSAKED; encoded by the coding sequence ATGCCGATTCCCGCACCGCTTCCGCCGGAGCGCCTGCACACCGCCTGCGCGCCCGAGACGCTCGGCTTCCAGAGTTCCGCCGAACTGCCCGAGCTCGACGCCGCCGACATCCACGCCCGCGCGGTCGATGCGATCCGCCTCGGGCTCGACATCGCCGGCGAGGGCTACAACCTGTTCGTGCTCGGCGACGCCGGCAGCGGCCGCCACGAGATCGTCACCCGCCTGCTGGAGGAAGAGCGCCACGAGGGCCCGCCGCCAGCCGACTGGTGCTACGTCTGGAACTTCGACAACCCTTCCCACCCGCGCCTGCTGCGCCTGCCCTGCGGCCGCGGCCCCGCCTTTCGCGACGACATGCAGCGCTTCGTCGAGGAGCTGATGCCGGCGATCGCCGCGGTGTTCGAGAGCGACGAGTACCGCAACCGCATCGAGGCCCTGCAGGAAGAAGCCAAGCAGCGCGAGGAGACCGCCCTGCGCAAGCTCGGCGACGAGGCGCAAGGCCTCGGCGTCGCGCTGCTGCGCACCCCGCACGGCTTCGCCTTCCTGCCCATGAAGGACGCCGACAGCACGCTGTCGCAGGAGGAGTTCGAGAAGCTGCCCGAGGAACGCCAGCACGAGCTCGGCGAGCACATCAAGACGCTGCACGAGCGCATGCACCGGCTGATGAACGAGTTCCCGCGCTGGCGGCGCGAGTTGCAGAACCGCATCCGCGACGCCGGCCGCGACGCGCTCGGCGCCACCGTCACCCACATGATCGAGGACCTCCAGCCGCGTTACACCGACCTCCGCGATGTGTGCGCCCACCTCGACGACGTGCTCAAGGACATTGTCGCCAGCGGCGAGTCGCTGCACGCCGCGCCGCACAGCGACGACGACAGCGACACCCTGACCTACTCCGGCAGCATCTCGGTGCAGCGCTACCTGGTGAACCTGCTGGTCGCCAACCCCGCCGACGGCACCCGGCCGGTGGTCTACGAGGACCATCCCACGCTGCAGAACCTGGTCGGCCGCATCGACCATCTGGTGCACATGGGCACCCTGGTCAGCAACTTCACGCTGATCCGCGCCGGCGCCCTGCACCGCGCCAACGGCGGCTTCCTGGTGCTCGACGCGATCAAGCTGCTGTCGCAGCCCTTCGCCTGGGAGGGGCTCAAGCGCGCGCTCAAGTCCGGGCGGCTGCGCATCGAGTCGCTGTCCGAGCTGATCGGCGTCACCGGCTCGGTGCAGCTCGAACCGGAGCCGATGGCGCTCGAGCTCAAGCTGATCCTGATCGGCGAGCGCCTGATCTACTACCTGCTCGGCCAGTACGACCCCGAGTTCGCCGCGCTCTTCCGCATCAACGCCGACATGGAAAGCGAGGTCGCGCGCACGCCGGACAACACCGCCGCCTACGCGCGCCTGATCGTCACCCTCGCCCGCCGCGCCGCCCTGCCGCCGCTTTCCGCTGCGGCCATGGCGCGCCTGATCGAGCACGCGGCGCGGCTGGCCGGCGACGCCGAGCGTCTCAGCACCCAGACCCAGCCGATCGACGACCGCCTGCGCGAAGCGGCGCATTTCGCCACCGCCGCCGGCGCCACGCGCATCGAACGCGAACACGTCGACGCCGCGCTCGACGCCCACCGCCACCGCCACGAGCGCATCCGCCTGCACTACCAGCAGGAGATCCTGCGCGGCCAGTGGCTGGTGGACACCGCCGGCAGCCACGTCGGCCAGGTCAATGGCCTGGCGGTGGTGCCGCTCGGCGACGACAGCTTCGCCCACCCGGTGCGCATCACCGCCACCGTACGCGTCGGCGAGGGCGAGGTCATCGACATCGAGCGCGAGGTCAAGCTCGGCGGACCGATCCACTCCAAGGGCGTGCTGATCCTGTCCGCCTTCATGGCCGCGCGCTTCGGGTGGACGATGCCGCTGTCGCTGAAGGCCAGCCTGGTGTTCGAGCAGTCCTACGGCGGCGTGGAGGGCGACAGCGCCTCGCTCGCCGAGCTGACCGCGCTGCTCTCGGCGCTGTCCGGCGTGCCGATCCGCCAGGCGCTGGCGGTCACCGGCTCGGTCAACCAGTTCGGCGTGGTGCAGCCGGTGGGCGGCATCAACGACAAGATCGAGGGCTTCTTCGACATCTGCGCCGCGCGTGGGCTCAGCGGCGAACAGGGCGTGCTGATCCCGCGCCCCAACCTCTGCCACCTGATGCTGCGCCAGGACGTGGTCGATGCGGCACGCGCCGGCCGATTCGACATCTGGGCGGTGGCCGACGTGGACGAAGCGCTCGAGCTGCTGACCGGCCTGCCCGCCGGCACACCGGACGCCGACGGGACGATGCCGGAGGACTCGGTGAACGGACGCGCGATCGCCGGTCTGAAGAAGCTCGCGCAACTGCGCCACGCCTTCGGCGACGATCACGACGGCAGCAGCGAGGGCGCCGGAGACGGGATCTCTTCAGCAAAGGAAGACTGA